The Takifugu rubripes chromosome 7, fTakRub1.2, whole genome shotgun sequence genome has a segment encoding these proteins:
- the LOC115250384 gene encoding ribosomal RNA small subunit methyltransferase NEP1-like: MADSSEKKRGLEHLDEYEPKPAKHLRSLHDRMAERRLVVILEGASLETVKVGKTFELLNCDQHKNIIVKNGRNPGNIRPDITHQSLLMLMDSPLNRAGLLQVYVHTEKNALIEINPQTRIPRTFTRFCGLMVQLLHKLSVRAADGPQKLLRMIKNPVSDHLPPGCPRIGTSFSSGEAVCPRTLVPEGPAAVVVGAFAHGAVNVDYTEKTVSISHYPLSAALTCAKICSAFEEVWGVL; this comes from the exons ATGGCGGATTCAAGCGAGAAGAAGCGTGGTCTTGAACATTTAGATGAATATGAACCAAAACCTGCGAAACATCTTCGCAGTCTGCACGATCGCATGGCAGAGAGACGACTGGTTGTTATTCTGGAGGGAGCATCGTTAGAAACAGTAAAG GTCGGGAAAACTTTTGAACTGTTAAACTGTGACCAGCACAAAAATATAATCGTCAAGAATGGAAGGAATCCAGGCAACATTAGACCAGATATCACCCATCAG TCTCTGCTCATGTTGATGGACAGTCCACTGAACAGGGCAGGACTGTTGCAGGTCTATGTTCACACTGAGAAAAATGCCTTAATAGAGATCAACCCACAGACCCGCATTCCAAGAACCTTCACCCGCTTCTGTGGTCTTATGG ttcagctgctccacaagctgagtgtcagagctgctgatggTCCTCAGAAGCTTCTGAGGATGATTAAAAACCCAGTGTCTGACCACCTTCCTCCGGGCTGCCCACGCATTggcacctccttctcctcaggaGAGGCTGTTTGCCCCCGTACTTTAGTGCCAGAGGGTCCCGCTGCAGTGGTGGTCGGAGCGTTCGCACATGGGGCG GTGAACGTGGACTACACAGAGAAGACTGTGTCCATCAGTCATTACCCCCTCTCTGCAGCACTGACCTGTGCAAAGATTTGTTCTGCTTTTGAAGAAGTCTGGGGGGTTTTGTGA